The Desulfurella sp. region AAAAGGTATGTATGAAGGTGATTATTCCAGAAAAAAAACGCTTGTTGAATATGGATTTAGATTGCCGAGTGCTTTGGATAACAGACCGCTTAAATTTGATGAGTTCATGCAAAAGATAGATCAGGTAATATTTGTTTCTGCAACACCTTCTGATTTTGAGCTTGAGCTTTCAAGACCATACATTATAGAGCAAATCATACGTCCNNNNNNNNNNATACGTCCAACCGGTCTTATGGATCCGGAAATTGTTGTAAAACCAATGGATAACGCCATAGACGATTTATTTTCTGAAATTAAAAATAGTACAAAAGCAGGATACAAAGTGCTGGTTACTACTCTTACAAAAAAAATGGCAGAAGATGTTAGCGAATATTACAATAATTTAGGTCTTAGGGTAAAATATATGCATTCAGAAATCGATGCAATTGAGCGCGCCAAAATTATATGGGATTTAAGAAACAATAAATTTGATTGTTTGGTAGGTGTTAACTTGCTAAGAGAAGGCCTTGATATTCCGGAAGTGAATTTAGTGGCAATATTAGATGCTGATAAAGAAGGTTTTTTAAGAAGCAAAACAAGTCTTATACAAACAGCAGGAAGAGCAGCCAGAAACGCTACATCCAAAGTAATTTTTTATGCTAACAATATTACAAAATCTATGCAGGAAGCAATTAATGAAACTCTAAGGAGAAGAAAGATTCAAGAAGACTATAATATTAAAAATAATATAACCCCAACCACAATAATAAAAAATAAAAATAGCAAAGTTTTAGAGATGTGTGATTTAGATTATTTAGAAAATCCTCAAATTGACAATGTAAAAAAGAAAGATATACCAAAAATTATCAGCAAGCTTTACAGACAGATGAAAGAAGCATCCCAAAAAATGGAATTTGAAAAGGCAATTGAGTATAGAAACGAGATTGAAAGATTAAAGAAACTTGACATGGAGTTGGTTTAGGATACAATTAAAATCAGGAGGTATTATGCTTAGATTAGAAAATATCAAATATTCTCGCAATTCGAAAGAAATAATAAAGGGTGTCACTATAAATTTTGAAGATAATAAGATTACATCTATTATAGGAAGCAACGGTGTAGGAAAATCTACACTTGCTTATATTATAATGGGTTTGTCGGATTATAAGCCAAATGATGGCAAAATTTATTTAGATGATAAAGATATAACAGATTTCAGTATTACTGAGCGAGCCAGATTAGGTATAAGTTTGCTGTGGCAGGAACCTGCCAGATTTGAAGGTTTAACTGTAAAAGATTATTTGAGTCTGGGCGGAAAAATAAAACTCGATATTATAAAAGATGCATTAAACCTAGTAAGATTGAATCCAGATGTTTATCTGAGTCGTTATGTAGATAAAAAGCTATCTGGAGGCGAGAGAAAACGGGTTGAAATTGCTAGCTGCATTTTGTTAAAACCAAAGTTTTTAATTATGGACGAACCAGATTCTGGTATAGATTTAATGAGCCTTGATATGATAGTTGATATTATGAAGTATTTGAAAGATAATGGCACAGGTGTTATAGTTATAACTCACAGAGAAGAGATTGCAACTCACAGTGATTATTCTTATCTAATTTGTGATGGTAAAGTTTTAAAAAGTGGTGTATGTAGCGATATTATTGATTATTATAGAAGTACATGTGATCTATGTGATAATGTCAATGCACCAAAGGAGAACCTAATATGATTGATATAGTAAAAGCATATGAAGATGAATTCAATCAGTTAGTTGAGTTATATGAGAAAAATACAAACGATAATTCTTTAAAAAACAAAGGTGTAGCATCTATAATTGTTAGTGGAAATAAAGTTGTTGGCTTAAATACGCTTAAAGGAATAGATGTAAAATCTAAAACACGTGGCGATGGTGTCGTAATAATTGATGTTGATATACAAGATAACACAGTAATTCCCATACCTGTTCATTTATGCACAGGTTTTTTGGAAAAAAAAGGCGAACAGTTGTTGCAGTTTAACTACAATATTGGCTCCAATGTTAAAGTTAAGTTTAAGTCGCATTGCATATTAACAAAAATTGAAAAGCTGCATCATAAAATGATCTCACAAATGTATATTGGCAAAAACTCATTTGTTACTTACGAAGATGAACATTTTCATGATGAAAATGGAGGAATATTTGTAGAGACTATAACATATGCAAAGCTGGATAAAAATGCATTTTTTCAAAGCAAATTTTATGCTACAAAAACCCGCATTGGCAGGATTAACGTGGTTATGGATTTCGACTTGGATGATTATGCCAAAGCTGATTTAGAAAGCAAAATTTATGGCAAAAAAGATGATAAAATAGATATCCAGGAGATTTTAAGATTAAATGGACAGTACTCATCAGGTATTGCAAAATCATCCATATTTGCAACGGATTCCACTGAAGCAAATGTAATAAATGAAGCTTACGGCAACGGTGCTTATTCTAAAGGCCACATTGAATGCAATGAGGTTGTAAAAGGCTCTAATGTTCTTGTATCAACAGTGCCTATTTTAAAAGTAGTAAATGAAAAATCTGAATTGACGCACGAAGCAAGTGTTGGACGCATTAGGCAAGACCAGCTTGATATTTTGATGTCAAAAGGTTTGGATGAAGAAGAAGCAGTAAATATAATTGTAAATGGTTTAATTAGTTAATGATTTCCTTTTTTTTAGTTTGCATTATTGTACTTACTTTGCTTGAAGCTATATTTGATGGAGCAGAAATCGGAATTTTATCCCTAAACCCAGAACATATAGACTCAAAATCAAAAATTTCTTCAATAATATTAAATTACACAAAAAATCCACAAAAATTACTATCTGCTGCACTCGTGGGCACTAATGTCAGTCTTGTAGTATCTTCTTATATCGGAGCTTACCTTAGTGAAAAAATTTTCAATAACTCATTTGTTGCTATAATTTTTTTATGGCCAGTGGCGGTTATCTTTGGTCAGATTCTACCAAAGATACTATACCGCAATTACCCTATTTTTTTAACAAGAAAAACTATTCTTGTGGTATATATTTTTAATTTAATTTTTTATCCAATTATTACTTTGATGTTTTATCTATCAAATATTTTGCAAAAAAGTTTTTCTGATAAATCAAAGCAAAGCACACCTACACGAGATGAAATTAAAATGATTGTAAAAAGCAAATATTTTAAACGAAATATTTCTGATTTAGAAGCCCATATGATTGATCAAATTGTATCATTTAAAGAAAAAAAAGCACAAGAAATAATGATTCCTTTAAAAAAAGTTTTTATGCTTGAAGAAAATCAAACAATAAGTGATCTAGCTTTTGCTAACAAAGATAATGATTATACGAGAATACCAATATTTAGAGAAAGGGTTGATAATATTGTCGGTATTGTAAATATATATGATTTAATTGATGCAAAGCCAGATGAACCACTTAAAAAATATGCACAAGAACCAGTGTATTTTCCCGAACATACGCTTGTTGAAAACATATTTTTAAAAATGAAAAGAGATGGTTTGAGAATGGTGGTTATAGTTGATGAGTATGGTAGCTGCAGTGGTATTATAACCATTGAAGATTGTCTGGAAGAAATTTTTGGAGAAATAGAAGATGAATACGATGTAGCAGAACACAAAATTATAAATACAAAAGGTGGATTTTTAGTTGATGCGGACATTGAAATTGAAAAGATCAATGAAGTTTTGGCTTTAAATATTGAGAAAGTGCCCGAGTATGAAACACTAGGTGGTTTTTTGCTTTACAAGTTTGGCTACATTCCTCAAAAAGGTGAAAAGATTATTCATAATAATTTTGTATTTGAAATTAAATCTCGAGATAATAAGAATATTAAAAAGGTGCTAATAAGAAATGCTTAAATTATTTTTGCTTATTTTATTTGTCATTTATATTTACTATGTTATAAGAAAAAAAAGAAAAATAAAGCAAAACACCAATGATCTCCAACTGGATGAACTGGTGAAATGTGAGAATTGTGGCATATACTTTTCAAAAAAGAAAGCAATTCGTTACAAAAATTTGTTTTTTTGCTCTAAAAAGTGTAAAAAACAGTATGAAGATAAGGTAGGGAGGTAAAAAATGAAATTTTTTTTGGACACAGCAAATTTAGACAAAATTGTTTATTTTACAAGTTTAGGATTAGTAGACGGTGTTACCACAAACCCATCTTTGATTGCAAAAGAAGGTAAAGAATTTTTACCAACAATTAAAGAAATTTTAAAAATTGTAAATGGTCCGGTTAGTGTGGAAGCCATAGGTTCCAGTTCTATTGAAATGATTAAAGAAGCAAGAGAGTTTTCTAAGTTAGCTAAAAATGTAGTTGTCAAAATACCATTTACTAAAGAAGGTATCAAAGCAACACAAATTTTAAGCAAAGAAAACATTAAAGTTAATATGACTTTGATTTTTAGTGCATCCCAAGCATTAATTGCTGCTAAATCAGGTGCAAGCTATGTAAGTCCTTTTATCGGAAGACTTGATGATATCTCTTTTGAAGGCATTGAGTTAGTTGAGCAAATAAAAACTATTTTTGATAATTACAATTTTAAAACTGAAATCATAGTTGCAAGCGTGCGAAGTCCAAAACATGTAGTTGAAGCAGCTGAAATTGGAGCAGATATTGCAACAATACCACCAGAAGTTCTTGAGTTGATGTTTGGACATCCTTTAACAGATGTTGGTATAAAAAAATTTATGAAGGACTGGGCAAATGCCTTTAGCACCTAAAATAATCGTTGCAACATCAAATGAACATAAATTAAAAGAAATAAAAGAAATTTTTAACGATTTTAATGTTGTTGGAATGTCAAAAGATTATTTAGCTCCAGAAGAAACAGGACACACATTTTGTGAAAATGCTTTAATAAAAGCAAAAAGTATTGAGCATTTAGGTGAGATTGTGCTAGCTGATGATTCTGGTATTGAGGTGCAGGCATTATTAGGTTTGCCTGGCATATACTCTGCACGCTACTCTGGTGGAAATGATTATCAAAACAATCAAAAACTTCTTGAAGAGCTAAAACATCATGCAAACAGGAAAGCACGCTTTGTTTGCTGTATGGTAGCAATTGTTAATAAAAAAACAATTAGTGCAGAAGGTATACTTGAAGGTACTATTGCATTCGAACCAAAAGGCGAAAATGGTTTTGGCTACGATCCAATTTTTATACCTTCTGGATTTAATCAAACATTAGCAGAACTTGGAAGCGATATTAAAAATAAGATTTCTCATAGAAAAAAAGCACTTGAGCAAATAAGAAAAAAGATTATGGAAAATTTAAAATGAAAAAAATATTAATTTTTATTATTGGTTTTTTTATTTTCACAAGTTTATCATTTGCACAAAATTCTATTGAAAACGCTAAAAAAGAAAAGGTACCAATAAACATAACGGCTGATAAGCTAATAGCCCAGGAAAATATTGGTTTGTATACATTTATTGGCAATGTTGTGGCTAAAAGAAAAGATGCAACGCTTTATGCAGACAAGATGGATGTTTATAAAGACAAAAATACTGGCGATGTGTCAAAGATTGTATGTATTGGCAATGTAGTTATAACACAACCAGGTAAAGTGGCCAAAGCAGACGAAGGAATTTATGAACTTAAAGACCAAAAAGTTACATTAATTGGCAATGCATACGTTAAAAGTGGCAAAAATGTCATAAAATCTAATATGATTGTTTATTATCTTGATAGGAAATACGCGGTAGCGCAAGGCACAAAAAATGAGCGCGTTGATGTAACAATTTACCCAAATGAAAAACAAACTTCAAACCAGACAAAGGAGCAAAGATAAATGGTAAGGCTTAGATTTGCCCCCTCGCCTACTGGACATTTGCATATTGGTGGTTTAAGGACAGCGCTTTACAATTATTTATACGCCAAAAAGCACGATGGTGCATTTGTTTTGAGAATAGAAGATACAGATCTTGAGCGCTCAAGTCAGGTATATACTGAATCAATTCTCGAAGCTTTAAAGTGGTGTGGTCTAAATTGGGATGAAATATACTACCAAAGCCAGAGAACCCATATTTACCAATCATATATAGACAGTATGCTAAAAAATGGCACAGCCTACAAGTGTTATTGTACAAAAGAAAGACTTGAAGAACTAAAAAAAACACAGATGGAAAAAGGTGAAAACCCGCACTATGATGGATTTTGCAAAAATATTAAAGAAGATTTAAATAAACCTTATGTTGTAAGAATAAATTTGCCACAAAAAGATGTGAGTTTTGTTGATAGTGTGCATGGAGAGCTTAAGTTTTCTTACAAAGAATTTGACGATTTTATACTACAGCGTTCTGATGGCAGTTTTATGTATAATTTTACAAATGTAGTAGATGATATAGATATGAAAATCACTCATGTTATAAGAGGAGACGACCACATAACAAATACAGCCAAGCAATTGTATATATATGAAGTTTTAAGTGCTAAAGTTCCTCAATTTGCACACATACCGATGATTTTAGGACCAGATAAAAAAAGACTTTCAAAAAGACATGGCGCTCAAAGCGTGCTAGAGTATAAACAAATGGGTTTTTTGCCACAAAGTTTACTTAATTATCTGGCTCGTCTTGGATGGTCATCTGGTGATGAAGAAATCTTTAGTATGCAAAAACTACTTGAGTTATTTGACTTAGAAGGGCTTAATAAATCACCAGCTGTTTTTGATCAAAAAAAGCTTTTATGGCTAAATGGTTACTATATAAGAAACACTCAAGCAGAAGAATTACTGAATTTATCGTATGATTTTCTTAGTCAGAACTGTAAGTCGCATGAAAAAAAGTATTTAGAAAAAGCAATTGAAGTTATGAAACCTCGTGTTGAAACTTTAGTTGAGCTTGCACAATCAATTGAGTTTTTTTGCACAAGACCGATTTTTTATGAAGAAAAAGGTATCAAAAAGTACACCAACCAAAACACAAAGCAGATTTTACTTGACTTTATTGACAAAATCAAAAACATTGAATTTACGCATGATAATTTTCAAGCTCTAATAAACGATCTGGCATCAAAATACAATGAAAAAGTAGTTAATGTAGCTCAAGGAATAAGGATAGCTCTAAGTGGAAAAAGTGCAGGACCTGCCCTATTTGACATGATAGAGATTATGGGTATTGATGAATCCATTTATAGAATAAAGCAGTTTTTGGAAAAATTAAGTTGAAGGTTGCTATTGTTTTAGGCTCAATTCCTTATGGTGGTATAGAAAATCTGGTTTATGATATAGCACTTTACTCAAAAAGTTATAATGATTTGGAATTGAAAATTATAAATATTGCTGGTATTGGTGAAAAACTTGGTGAGTTTTATGATGCAAAAATTGATGTTTTAAATATATGTAATTCCACGAAAGATTTAAAAGTTTACAAATTATCTACTTTAAAAAAGGTAAAAAAAGTTTTTAATCAATTAAAACCGGATATAGTTCACACAATGAACTTTAGTGCTGATTATTTTTCTAAATTGGCTTTGATTGGCTCTAAAACACCAATTATAACACATATCCACAACACAAAAATAGAAGGACACCTTCATAGAAGACTGATTAATAGATGGCTATCTTTCAGGACCAATCTTTATATATCCGTATCAAAAGCAGTGTACGATATGGTTGAAAAATTTCACAATATATTTAAAAGAAAGCATATTGTTTTATATAATGCCATAAATCTAAATAATTTCAAATGGATTAAAAGGACATACCCAAAAAACCACTTTAATATTGTAACGACAGCAAGGCTTATGCCACAAAAAAACTTAGATAATTTAATTAGAGCTTTTGCCAGAATTCATAAAGAATATAGTAACACCACGCTAACTATTGTAGGTGATGGAAAAGATAAAGCTAATTTAGAAAATCTCGCAAAATCTTTAAATATAAATGTATTTTTTGCTGGTTACCAAAAAGATGTATCAATTTACCTGTATAAAGCAGATTTGTTTGTTTTACCATCAATTTACGAAGGTTTTGGAAATTCACACATAGAGGCAATTGCTACAGGTTTGCCTTCAATTGTTTCAAAAAATGTACCAAGCATTGAAGTTACAAAAGATTGCACACTGATTTGCGATACTGATGTTGAAAGTATTTACAATAATATAAAAAATATTATATCAAATCCTACTCTTTACGAAAAACTGTCAGGCAATACAAGAAGTGTTGCCAGGCAATTTGACATAGAAGTCTACATTGAAAATCTCTACAATATTTACAAAAAGTTGTTATCCGGCACTATATGATAATATCTACATAACTTATGGTTTTAAGTGTTTCAATTGATGGTTTGTCTTGTTTTAATATGATTTTTATAGGTATTTTAACATAATCTTCAAGCTCTTTTTTGCAAGAATAAAGCAATTCATACGAGCTTTTATCATAAACACATAAGTTTGCCCACATAAACTCCATTTTTGTTATATCTATTTTTATTAACCCGATGGGTGTTTCACTGAAAATTGTCAGTGTTTGCCTTAGTTTTTTTTGTTTTGTAAGTTTTTTTCTAGATTTTACGTAAAGGTTGAATTTTTTAGTTTCAATATAATAAGCTATTGCAATAAATACATTTTCATTTATGTGTATATTATTGTTTAATAAAGCATTTGAAATGGTTTCAAACGATGTTTTGATGTAATTGCCAAATGTTTTTTCATCAACATTTTCAAGTGTAGATTTTGCAACATTATCTAAAATTACTTTGTTAACTAAATTGTCCATTGTCTTTAAATTTAAGTTTTCTTTTGAGTCAATGTTTAAAATTTTTAGCTCAACAAAAGGCTCCAGTTTAGTTACAAGCAATTTAAGAGTGCTATCTTTTTCCAGGTTTAGGTTTGAGAAAGCTTTTATATTATTACCTTTAATATTTACAGTAGTCTGGCTATTTTCTACATTAAGCACTTTGGCATTAACGACCTCGCCTATTTTAAGCAGTTCTTGTAAATTTTTTAAGTTTATTGAGTCAATCTGGAGTTTTATTTCAGAAATATCACCAAAATTCATTCAAAAAATTATATTAAAAAAACTCCTTTTTAGCAAGTAAGATTATTAATAATTTGAAATTTTTTTAAAATTTTCTTGACAGATAGAATGTGATATTATAAAAAAAATTGTAATTTTTTAAAGTTTTTTTTATGTTTAAAACTAATTTTAGTGATAAAAAAAGATATTTTGCTTTAACTTTAATCTATATAGTGCTAATTGTGTTGTTTTCTTTTAGAGCACTTTCTGATGACAATGAAGGCTTATATGCAAATATAGCATTAAATATGCTTAAAACCTCAAATTTTTTAGTTCCGCACCTTGATGGACTTGTATATTTAGAGCAACCTCCGCTATTGTACTGGTTAAGTACTTTATCATTAAAATTATTTGGTATATCAGAATTTTCTGTAAGATTGCCAGTAATTTTGGCAGGAGTCTTATTAGTTATTTTTTCCTATTTTTTTGTAAAGAAATTTTTGAATAGTTTTTTTGCATCTACTTTAGCAGTAGTAATTGTAAGCCAGATTTGTTTTGATACGTCGATAAGTATGCTTATGTTTGATATGTTGCTAACTTTATTTTTTAGTTTAGCGATGTTTAGCTTTTATATGGGCTATAAGCTTAATAATAAATACTACAGATTATTCTACATATTTTTAGCTTTGGCAATTTTTACGAAAGGGTTTGTATCGTTAGTTTTAGCTTTTTTGATTTTAACTCCATTTATAGCAATAAAAAAAATAAAACTTAAAGATCTTCATTTAATGTTTGGTTTTTTTGTTTTTTTGATATTGTCTATCTGGTTCGTTATTGTAAGTATTAAAATTCCGTCTTTTTTTTACTATTACTTTATAAATAATCAGGTTTTGCGTTTTTTGGGTAAAATGTATCCAAATGATACTATTAAAGGTCCTGTTTATTTCTATGTTATTAGACTGCTTGGATGTGATTTTCCATGGTCGTTGCTTTCTATTTTTGCAATCTATAAGCTGAT contains the following coding sequences:
- a CDS encoding helicase-related protein — its product is IRPTGLMDPEIVVKPMDNAIDDLFSEIKNSTKAGYKVLVTTLTKKMAEDVSEYYNNLGLRVKYMHSEIDAIERAKIIWDLRNNKFDCLVGVNLLREGLDIPEVNLVAILDADKEGFLRSKTSLIQTAGRAARNATSKVIFYANNITKSMQEAINETLRRRKIQEDYNIKNNITPTTIIKNKNSKVLEMCDLDYLENPQIDNVKKKDIPKIISKLYRQMKEASQKMEFEKAIEYRNEIERLKKLDMELV
- a CDS encoding ABC transporter ATP-binding protein; this translates as MLRLENIKYSRNSKEIIKGVTINFEDNKITSIIGSNGVGKSTLAYIIMGLSDYKPNDGKIYLDDKDITDFSITERARLGISLLWQEPARFEGLTVKDYLSLGGKIKLDIIKDALNLVRLNPDVYLSRYVDKKLSGGERKRVEIASCILLKPKFLIMDEPDSGIDLMSLDMIVDIMKYLKDNGTGVIVITHREEIATHSDYSYLICDGKVLKSGVCSDIIDYYRSTCDLCDNVNAPKENLI
- a CDS encoding SufD family Fe-S cluster assembly protein, coding for MIDIVKAYEDEFNQLVELYEKNTNDNSLKNKGVASIIVSGNKVVGLNTLKGIDVKSKTRGDGVVIIDVDIQDNTVIPIPVHLCTGFLEKKGEQLLQFNYNIGSNVKVKFKSHCILTKIEKLHHKMISQMYIGKNSFVTYEDEHFHDENGGIFVETITYAKLDKNAFFQSKFYATKTRIGRINVVMDFDLDDYAKADLESKIYGKKDDKIDIQEILRLNGQYSSGIAKSSIFATDSTEANVINEAYGNGAYSKGHIECNEVVKGSNVLVSTVPILKVVNEKSELTHEASVGRIRQDQLDILMSKGLDEEEAVNIIVNGLIS
- a CDS encoding hemolysin family protein — encoded protein: MISFFLVCIIVLTLLEAIFDGAEIGILSLNPEHIDSKSKISSIILNYTKNPQKLLSAALVGTNVSLVVSSYIGAYLSEKIFNNSFVAIIFLWPVAVIFGQILPKILYRNYPIFLTRKTILVVYIFNLIFYPIITLMFYLSNILQKSFSDKSKQSTPTRDEIKMIVKSKYFKRNISDLEAHMIDQIVSFKEKKAQEIMIPLKKVFMLEENQTISDLAFANKDNDYTRIPIFRERVDNIVGIVNIYDLIDAKPDEPLKKYAQEPVYFPEHTLVENIFLKMKRDGLRMVVIVDEYGSCSGIITIEDCLEEIFGEIEDEYDVAEHKIINTKGGFLVDADIEIEKINEVLALNIEKVPEYETLGGFLLYKFGYIPQKGEKIIHNNFVFEIKSRDNKNIKKVLIRNA
- a CDS encoding PP0621 family protein, with the protein product MLKLFLLILFVIYIYYVIRKKRKIKQNTNDLQLDELVKCENCGIYFSKKKAIRYKNLFFCSKKCKKQYEDKVGR
- the fsa gene encoding fructose-6-phosphate aldolase: MKFFLDTANLDKIVYFTSLGLVDGVTTNPSLIAKEGKEFLPTIKEILKIVNGPVSVEAIGSSSIEMIKEAREFSKLAKNVVVKIPFTKEGIKATQILSKENIKVNMTLIFSASQALIAAKSGASYVSPFIGRLDDISFEGIELVEQIKTIFDNYNFKTEIIVASVRSPKHVVEAAEIGADIATIPPEVLELMFGHPLTDVGIKKFMKDWANAFST
- the rdgB gene encoding RdgB/HAM1 family non-canonical purine NTP pyrophosphatase; translation: MPLAPKIIVATSNEHKLKEIKEIFNDFNVVGMSKDYLAPEETGHTFCENALIKAKSIEHLGEIVLADDSGIEVQALLGLPGIYSARYSGGNDYQNNQKLLEELKHHANRKARFVCCMVAIVNKKTISAEGILEGTIAFEPKGENGFGYDPIFIPSGFNQTLAELGSDIKNKISHRKKALEQIRKKIMENLK
- the lptA gene encoding lipopolysaccharide transport periplasmic protein LptA gives rise to the protein MKKILIFIIGFFIFTSLSFAQNSIENAKKEKVPINITADKLIAQENIGLYTFIGNVVAKRKDATLYADKMDVYKDKNTGDVSKIVCIGNVVITQPGKVAKADEGIYELKDQKVTLIGNAYVKSGKNVIKSNMIVYYLDRKYAVAQGTKNERVDVTIYPNEKQTSNQTKEQR
- the gltX gene encoding glutamate--tRNA ligase, which gives rise to MVRLRFAPSPTGHLHIGGLRTALYNYLYAKKHDGAFVLRIEDTDLERSSQVYTESILEALKWCGLNWDEIYYQSQRTHIYQSYIDSMLKNGTAYKCYCTKERLEELKKTQMEKGENPHYDGFCKNIKEDLNKPYVVRINLPQKDVSFVDSVHGELKFSYKEFDDFILQRSDGSFMYNFTNVVDDIDMKITHVIRGDDHITNTAKQLYIYEVLSAKVPQFAHIPMILGPDKKRLSKRHGAQSVLEYKQMGFLPQSLLNYLARLGWSSGDEEIFSMQKLLELFDLEGLNKSPAVFDQKKLLWLNGYYIRNTQAEELLNLSYDFLSQNCKSHEKKYLEKAIEVMKPRVETLVELAQSIEFFCTRPIFYEEKGIKKYTNQNTKQILLDFIDKIKNIEFTHDNFQALINDLASKYNEKVVNVAQGIRIALSGKSAGPALFDMIEIMGIDESIYRIKQFLEKLS
- a CDS encoding glycosyltransferase family 4 protein, with the translated sequence MKVAIVLGSIPYGGIENLVYDIALYSKSYNDLELKIINIAGIGEKLGEFYDAKIDVLNICNSTKDLKVYKLSTLKKVKKVFNQLKPDIVHTMNFSADYFSKLALIGSKTPIITHIHNTKIEGHLHRRLINRWLSFRTNLYISVSKAVYDMVEKFHNIFKRKHIVLYNAINLNNFKWIKRTYPKNHFNIVTTARLMPQKNLDNLIRAFARIHKEYSNTTLTIVGDGKDKANLENLAKSLNINVFFAGYQKDVSIYLYKADLFVLPSIYEGFGNSHIEAIATGLPSIVSKNVPSIEVTKDCTLICDTDVESIYNNIKNIISNPTLYEKLSGNTRSVARQFDIEVYIENLYNIYKKLLSGTI
- a CDS encoding glycosyltransferase family 39 protein, whose amino-acid sequence is MFKTNFSDKKRYFALTLIYIVLIVLFSFRALSDDNEGLYANIALNMLKTSNFLVPHLDGLVYLEQPPLLYWLSTLSLKLFGISEFSVRLPVILAGVLLVIFSYFFVKKFLNSFFASTLAVVIVSQICFDTSISMLMFDMLLTLFFSLAMFSFYMGYKLNNKYYRLFYIFLALAIFTKGFVSLVLAFLILTPFIAIKKIKLKDLHLMFGFFVFLILSIWFVIVSIKIPSFFYYYFINNQVLRFLGKMYPNDTIKGPVYFYVIRLLGCDFPWSLLSIFAIYKLIKLKLYKDDFNLYMLLWFFAIFIFFSLSSGKANYYLLPAIFPIAYFATYTIFNANLKPFYYVLLVAGFLLLSGSILAKLGYIRFTDNAYIEKLPLIELSFAIFIIYFFAFYKKNFLVESIALSNIVILISIYLYFSLNVNNFSSKYNIVVSYSDSDYVTVSYVQNAEINGELFRSDYFYGSGFIYISSFRDSNLIYGNYNGFILLPFNIIGVGLLILFMYITSYYFRKKVKY